The genomic segment TCCGCTTCGGAGGACGATTGGTCGGGATCACGACCGTTTCGAGACCGTAGATCTCGTTGAATTCGTACGCTTCCGTATCCGCCGTACCGGTCATGCCGGACAGCTTCGCGTACATGCGGAAGTAGTTCTGGAACGTGATCGACGCGAGCGTCTGATTCTCGCTCTGGATCTTGACGTGTTCCTTCGCCTCGACGGCCTGGTGCAGGCCATCCGACCAGCGACGACCCGACATCAGACGGCCGGTGAATTCGTCGACGATCACCACTTCGTTGTTCTGCACCACGTAATGCTGGTCTTTGAAGAACAGCGTGTGTGCGCGCAATGCTGCGTACACGTGGTGCATCAGCGTGATGTTTTGCGGCGCGTAAAGGCTCTCGCCTTCGCCGATCAGGCCCCACTCGGCGAGCAGACGCTCGGCCTTTTCGTGGCCCGATTCGGTCAGGAAAACCTGACGGCCTTTCTCGTCCAGCGTGTAATCGCCCGGCTTTTCGACGCCGGTGCCGTCCGCCTTTTCTTCGCCGATCTGGCGTTCGAGCAGCGGCGGCAGCGCATTCATGCGCACGTAGAGTTCGGTGTGATCTTCGGCCTGGCCGGAGATGATCAGCGGCGTACGGGCTTCGTCGATCAGGATCGAGTCGACCTCGTCGACCACCGCGAAATTCAGCGCTCGCTGCACGCGCGCGTCGGTCTCGTAGACCATGTTGTCGCGCAGGTAGTCGAAGCCGAATTCGTTATTCGTGCCGTACGTGATGTCGGCAGCGTAGGCCTGCTGCTTCGCCTCGTGGTCCATCTGCGACAGGTTGATACCCACCGACAGACCGAGGAAGTTGTACAGACGCGCCATCCATTCGGCGTCGCGCTGTGCCAGGTAATCGTTGACCGTGACGACGTGCACGCCGCGGCCCGACAACGCATTCAGATACACCGGCAGCGTAGCGACAAGGGTCTTGCCCTCGCCCGTGCGCATTTCGCCGATCTTGCCGTAGTGCAGGACCATGCCGCCGATCAGCTGCACGTCGAAGTGGCGCATTTTCAGCACCCGCTTGCTGGCCTCGCGGCAGACCGCAAAGGCTTCCGGCAACAGCTTGTCGAGCGATTCGCCGCTCGCGACGCGCTGGCGGAATTCACCCGTTTTGGCGCGCAGTTGATCGTCCGTCAATTGCTCGATCTGCGGTTCGAGCGCATTGATCGCCGCGACGGTCTTTTGATATTGCTTGACTAGCCGCTGGTTGCGGCTGCCAAAAATCTTCTGTAGAAAACCGGTGGTCATCGGATCGGTGTCTGCGTCGCGGCTTCGGCTGGGTTGCGCGGTGCCGATCGTACGGATCATGCACTGCGCTCCGGGGTCGGAAGGGCCTCGGCGGCTTAGTCCAAGAGTGAATTCGAATCGGGCATTTTAGCACGCGCCCCCGGCCGCGCCTGTGTCAGAGGCGCTACGTTGGCCTTGTGGACAATGCCCGCTGCGTCGGCTTGTGACCGTACGACTCGAGCCGGGCTGGCGTGCATCCCGCGCGGTACAATCGCGGCGTGAACGCGCAATAGGGTGCGAACACGCCCTTATTTACAAACATGAGCCGTTTTCCGTCCTTTTCAAGGCCGCCGCCGCAGCAGTTCAAAGCGCGCCGCCCGCAGCCCGTCGCCGAAGTGCTGAATCGCACGGATGCGTACGCGGCGCTGCGCGCGGGCGTCGAGCAAATTGCCGCGCTGGAAAAGGATTTGCGCTCGCTGCTGCCCGATTATCTGGCGACGAGCGTGGAGCCGGGCTTTATCAAGGACGGCGTGCTGGCGCTGTTTGCCGCGCACAACGCGCTCGCTGCGCGGCTGCGACATCTTGAACCACGGCTGCTGTCGGATTTGCAGCAGCGCGGCTGGCCGGTCAATGCGCTGCGAATTCGCGTGCGGCCTCAGCCGGTCAAGGAGCCGCCGCCGGTCAAGCAGGCACGCATGACGCCGGTCGGTGCCGATGCGCTGCATGCGTTGAGCGAATCGCTCGAACCGTCGCCGTTGCAGGAGGCGCTGGCGCGAATGGCGGCCCGGCATCGGAGAAATCGCTAAGGTTGTCGAAGTCGCGCTGAAAACAAAAACGGCCCCTAAGGGCCGTTTTTTCATGCTTGCTACTACCTGAAGACGTTACGCAAACGCCGTTTGCGTCTCGTACGCAAAGCCGCGCGGTGCCTTCTGCGTGTCGTCGAACGTGACGATTTCGTACGAATCTTCGTGCGCCAGCAGTTCGCGCAGCAATGCGTTGTTCAGACCGTGGCCCGACTTGTACGCGTCGTACGATGCCAGCAACGGATGACCGACCACATACAGGTCGCCGATCGCATCGAGCATCTTGTGCTTCACGAACTCGTCGTCGTAACGCAGACCATCGTTGTTCAGAATGCGGTATTCGTCGAGCACGATCGCGTTGTCCATGCTGCCGCCGCGTGCCAGACCGAGTTCACGCATCATTTCCACTTCGTGCGCGAAACCGAACGTGCGAGCGCGGGCAATTTCGCGCACGTAAGACGTGTTCGCGAAATCCACTTCCAGCGCCTGGCCGGTCTTATCCACAGCCGGATGACGGAAGTCGATCGTGAACTTGAGCTTGAAACCGAAGTACGGGTCCAGACGCGCGAACTTGTCGCCGTCACGAATTTCGACCGGCTTGGTGACCTTGATGAACTTCTTCGCAGCGTTCTGCTGCTCGATTCCGGCCGACTGGATCAGGAACACGAACGAACCCGCGCTGCCGTCCATGATCGGAATTTCTTCAGCGGTGACGTCGACGTAAAGATTGTCGATGCCAAGACCGGCGCAGGCGGACATCAAATGTTCGATGGTCGACACGCGCGCGCCGTCTTTCTGCAACACGGAAGCCAGACGCGTATCACCAATCGCCATCGCCGACGCAGGAATGTCCACCGGCGTGGGCAAATCCACGCGCGAAAAGACGATGCCAGTGTCTGGCGCCGCCGGGCGAAGCGTCAAATTGACCTTCCGACCCGAGTGCAGGCCGATGCCAACTGTCTTGACGATTGTTTTGATAGTGCGCTGCTTCAGCATGGTGATCTTCTATTCGATTGAAAATCCCAATCGGGACTTTTTATTCCATAGCACGAATTATACTCCAATACCCTTGGGGTCGTCGTTGCACGGAACGTATCAATCTGTTTCGCTACATTACCCAATGGGCGCCCGTCAGGGAAAGCGTGACGGGCCGACGTCCCGGAACGGAGGCGTTTCCGGTCGTCGGCCCGCGTAACGGCCTGTCACAAAAGCGTCTTACCACCCGTTGCCCTCGTACAACGCGACAAAACCGCGCGCTGCCAAGGTGAAGGGCGACGCCCGCGCAACTAGCTCAACGTGGCAAGAACGCTTGCTGCATCGCTCACTTCGAATTTGCCGGCAGCCTCGACGTTCAACGTCTTGACCACGCCGTCGTCGACCACCATCGCGTAGCGCTGGGAACGGATTCCCATGCCGCGCGCCGACAAATCCTGCTCCAGACCAAGCGCCCGTGTGAAAGCCGCACTGCCGTCCGCCATCATGCGCACCTTGCCCGAGGCGTGCTGATCGCGTCCCCACGCGCCCATTACGAACGCGTCGTTGACGGACACGCACCAGATCTCGTCGATGCCCGCAGCGCGCAACTGCCCGGCGTGCTCGATATAACCCGGTACATGTTTGGCCGAACAGGTCGGCGTGAACGCGCCCGGCAATCCGAAGATCACCACGCGCCTGCCCGCCGTCTGCTCGCGCACGTCGAAGCTGTTCGGCCCCAACGTGCAGCCCGCCCGCTCATCTTCGACGAATTCGAAGAGCGTTGCGTCGGGCAGCTTGTCACCTGCTTGAATCATGCTCAGTCCTTTGCATCGATGCGAAGCACGCTCGCACGTCGTCGTGTCGCAGTGAAATTGGCATGCAGCCCGTTAAGGCTACGCCGTTCGGCGACAGTCGCCCAATCCGCTTCGCGAATCCGAAGAGGGCAGTTGTCCTTGCCGCGAATCTGACGATACGCGACCTGTTCGCCGTTCACCCGCCACGCTCGTGCATTCGTCCGCCAGCGCTGCACTGCAAAACAACTGCAGCGCGGCAACGAAAGCCTGCTCGCGCGCTCAGTCCGCCTGCTTGCGCAGGAATGCCGGAATGTCGTACGTGTCGACGCCCTTTTCCTGCAGCGCCTGCACATGCGACGCAGCCGTATCGCGCGACGTGCGCCACACAGCCGGCGTGTCCAGCGCGCCGTAGTCGGCCGTAGCCGCGTGCGACGTTGCCGGTGCGTAAGCCGCGTGTTGCATCGTGCCGATCGGCTGATTGTCGGTGCCGGTGCGCAGCAGCGTCATCGGTGCCGATTGCTGCTTCTTCGCCGCACGGCCCAGACCCGTTGCGACGACCGTCACGCGCAGCGCGTCGCCCATTGCATCGTCGTACACCGCGCCGAAAATCACCGTTGCGTCTTCTGCTGCGTAGCTCTTGATCGTGTTCATCACTTCGCGCGTTTCCGACAGACGCAGCGAACGGCTCGACGTGATGTTCACCAGCACGCCACGCGCGCCCGACAGATCCACACCTTCCAGCAGCGGGCTGGCCACAGCCTGCTCGGCGGCCAGACGCGCGCGATCGACACCGGCAACCGTCGCCGTGCCCATCATCGCCTTGCCTTGCTCGCCCATCACCGTTTTCACGTCTTCGAAGTCGACGTTCACCAGACCGTCGACGTTGATGATTTCCGCGATACCGGCCACTGCGTTGTTCAGAACGTCGTCAGCGCACTGGAAGCACTTGTCCATCTCGGCGTCGTCGCCCATCACCTCGAACAGCTTGTCGTTCAGAACGACGATCAGCGAGTCGACGTGATCCTCCAGTTGCTGCGAACCGGCTTCTGCAACGCGCATGCGCTTGCCGCCTTCGAATTCGAACGGCTTGCTGACCACGCCAACAGTCAAGATACCCATTTCCTTGGCGATCTGCGCGACCACGGGTGCTGCGCCCGTGCCCGTACCGCCGCCCATACCGGCCGTGATGAAGACCATGTGCGCGCCGCGCAGTGCGTCGGCGATGCGCTCACGTGCTTCTTCCGCTGCGGCGCGGCCCATTTCCGGCTTGGCGCCAGCGCCCAGACCCGTGTTGCCGAGCTGGATCACCGCGGTGGCGCGCGAACGCGACAGAGCCTGCGCGTCCGTGTTCATCACGATGAAGTCGACGCCTTGCACGCCTTTGTTGATCATGTGCTGAACGGCATTGCCGCCAGCGCCACCTACTCCGACCACCTTGATGATGGTGCCGTTCGTTTCGGTTTCCAGCATCTGGAATTCCATGTTGCCTCCGTCAAGATAGAAAAGTACAGCCACTCGGCCGTTATCCGGCAGGAGATCGGGCAACCTCCTGTCGCGCGCTGGTCGCCGGCACCTGCGCGTGTTTGTTCAAACCTGCTTTGAATCCGACTGCTTGTTTCACTGCTTGTTCGATTGCTTATCCGACTACTTGTGCCACTGCAAAACCGTTAGAAGTTGCCGAGGAACCAGTCTTTCATGCGCGTGAAAACCTGTCCCATCGAGCCCGACTGCACCGCGACCTTGCGGCCACGCATACGTTGCGAGCGTCCTTCGACGAGCAGGCCCATTGCCGTCGAATAACGCGGATTACGCACGACGTCCGCAAGGCCGCCCGCGTATTCCGGCACGCCGATTCGCACCGGCTTCAGGAAAATGTCTTCACCCAGTTCGACCATGCCGAGCATCATCGACGCGCCGCCGGTCAGCACCACGCCGGAACTCAGCAGTTCCTCGTAACCCGACTCGCGCACCACCTGCTGCACGAGCGAGAACAGTTCTTCGACACGCGGCTCGACCACTGCCGCCAGCGCCTGGCGCGACAACGTGCGCGGACCGCGCTCGCCGAGACCCGGCACTTCGATCATCTCGTCCGGATCGGCAAGCGCCTGCTTGGCGATGCCGTAGTCGACCTTGATGTCTTCGGCATCCGGCGTCGGCGTGCGCAACGCCATCGCGATGTCGCTCGTGATCTGGTCGCCGGCAATCGGAATCACTGCCGTGTGACGGATCGCGCCTTCGCTGAAAATTGCGATGTCGGTCGTGCCGCCGCCGATATCGACCAGCACCACGCCGAGTTCCTTCTCGTCTTCCGTCAGCACCGCGAGCGACGACGCGAGCGGCTGCAGAATCAGATCGTTCACTTCGAGCCCGCAACGGCGCACGCACTTCACGATGTTCTGCGCCGCGCTCACCGCGCCGGTGACGATATGTACCTTCACTTCGAGGCGGATACCGCTCATACCGATCGGCTCGCGCACATCTTCCTGACCGTCGATGATGAATTCCTGCGTGAGGATATGCAGCACCTGCTGATCGGTCGGGATGTTGATTGCCTTCGCCGTTTCGATCACGCGCGCCACGTCCGTCTGCGTGACTTCCTTTTCCTTGATCGCCACCATGCCGCTCGAATTGAAGCTGCGGATATGGCTGCCGGCGATTCCGGTGAACACGTTCGTAATCTTGCAGTCGGCCATCAGCTCGGCTTCTTCGAGCGCGCGCTGAATGGACTGCACGGTGGCTTCGATATTCACCACCACGCCTTTCTTGAGCCCCTTCGATTCGCTCTGGCCAAGGCCGATCACCTCGTAGTGACCTTCGCCCTTCAACTCGGCGACGATGGCCACGACCTTCGACGTCCCGATGTCGAGGGCGACCAGCAGATCTTTATAGTCTTTACTCATAGAGTGCTCATTGCGTGTGATGTCCGTTTACTTCTTGCCCTTGTCGGGTTCGCTGATAAAGCGCATGCCAGCGGCACGAATCGCGAAACCGTTCGGATAGCGCAAGTCCGCATACTCGATATCCTTTCCCCAACGTTGCGTCACTGCGCCCCACGCCGCCGTCAGGCGCTTGCTGCGATCCAGCAGCGTGTCCTGATTGCGTTCGCGCCCAAGTTCAACCTGCGTACCGTTCGACAACTTCACCGTCCACGCGTAACGCGGCGACAGCGTCACTTCGTCGGGCGTCGCGCCCAGCGGCGCAAACCACTTCTGAAAGTCGTGATAACGCGCGACCACTTCTTTCGCCGAACCGTCGGGGCCGTCGAACGCGGGCAGATCCTGCTCGAGTTCGCCCTGATTCGCGGTGAACAGCTCGCCATCGGTGCTCACCAACTGATCGCTGCCCCACGTTCCCAGCGGTTTGTACTCCTCCAGCGTGACAGCCAATGCATTCGGCCAGACCCGGCGCACACTTGCATGACGCACCCATGGCATCTGCTCGAACGCCTGACGCGCAACGTCGAGATCGACCGTGAAAAAGTTGCCCTTCAACCGCCCTACTACACCGGCGCGCACCGTCGGCGAATTGATGTGCTCCGTATCGCCGCCGATCTGGATTTCGCGCAGTGCGAAATTCGGACGCTGGATCAGCCAGTCAGCGCCTGCCGCCAGCAGCACGAGCACCAGCAACACATGCAATGTGTTGGCGGCGAGATTGAGCTGGCGAACGTTGTTCCACATGGTGTTGCTTTCGGGTCACCCCGGTTAGTCCTTAAGCGTCAGCGCCAACACGCCGACAACCAGTTCCTGATAGCTGATGCCCACCGCGCGCGCCGCTTTCGGCGGCAGCGAGTGATCGGTCATGCCAGGCGCCGTGTTCACTTCCAGGAAGTACGGGTTGCCGTCTGCGTCGAGCATGAAATCGGCACGGCCCCAGTCGGTGCAGCCGAGCACCTCGAACGCGCGGCGCGCCAGCACTTTCAGACGCGCTTCTTCTTCCGCCGCGATACCGCACGGAATCAGATACTGCGTGTCGTCGGCGATGTACTTCGCGTGATAGTCGTAGAACTCACCGGCCGGCACGATGCGGATCACCGGCAGGTCCAGATCGCCCGCGATGCACGCGGTAAATTCGCCGCCGCCTTCGATGCTCTTTTCGACCACGACGATCTTGTCGAACTTCGCGGCTTCGATCAGCGCAGCCGGCAACGCGTCGGCCGTCTTCACCTTGATCACCGCCACGCTCGAGCCTTCGCTCGCGGGCTTCACGAACAGCGGCAAGCCGAGCTTCGCGACGATGTCTTTCGCGCGCGCTTCGTAGTCGTCGCCACGCATGACCGCTTCGAACGGCGGCGTCGGAATACCGAGTTGCTGCCACACGAGCTTGGTGCGGAACTTGTCCAGACCCAGCGCCGAACCGAGCACGCCGCTGCCGTTGTACTTGATGCCGTAGAAATCGAGCGCGCCCTGAATCTGGCCGTTCTCGCCATAGCCGCCATGCAACGCGATGAACGCGCGATCGAAGCCTTCCGCCTTCAACTCAGCGAGCGGACGCTCGGACGGGTCGAACGGATGCGCGTCGATGCCGGCGTCGCGCAGGCCTTGCAGCACGAGGCGGCCGGACGTGAGGGACACCTCGCGCTCAGCGGATTCACCGCCGAGCAGCACTGCTACCTTGC from the Paraburkholderia fungorum genome contains:
- a CDS encoding D-alanine--D-alanine ligase, translated to MSSIDPKQFGKVAVLLGGESAEREVSLTSGRLVLQGLRDAGIDAHPFDPSERPLAELKAEGFDRAFIALHGGYGENGQIQGALDFYGIKYNGSGVLGSALGLDKFRTKLVWQQLGIPTPPFEAVMRGDDYEARAKDIVAKLGLPLFVKPASEGSSVAVIKVKTADALPAALIEAAKFDKIVVVEKSIEGGGEFTACIAGDLDLPVIRIVPAGEFYDYHAKYIADDTQYLIPCGIAAEEEARLKVLARRAFEVLGCTDWGRADFMLDADGNPYFLEVNTAPGMTDHSLPPKAARAVGISYQELVVGVLALTLKD
- the ftsZ gene encoding cell division protein FtsZ, with protein sequence MEFQMLETETNGTIIKVVGVGGAGGNAVQHMINKGVQGVDFIVMNTDAQALSRSRATAVIQLGNTGLGAGAKPEMGRAAAEEARERIADALRGAHMVFITAGMGGGTGTGAAPVVAQIAKEMGILTVGVVSKPFEFEGGKRMRVAEAGSQQLEDHVDSLIVVLNDKLFEVMGDDAEMDKCFQCADDVLNNAVAGIAEIINVDGLVNVDFEDVKTVMGEQGKAMMGTATVAGVDRARLAAEQAVASPLLEGVDLSGARGVLVNITSSRSLRLSETREVMNTIKSYAAEDATVIFGAVYDDAMGDALRVTVVATGLGRAAKKQQSAPMTLLRTGTDNQPIGTMQHAAYAPATSHAATADYGALDTPAVWRTSRDTAASHVQALQEKGVDTYDIPAFLRKQAD
- a CDS encoding DciA family protein → MSRFPSFSRPPPQQFKARRPQPVAEVLNRTDAYAALRAGVEQIAALEKDLRSLLPDYLATSVEPGFIKDGVLALFAAHNALAARLRHLEPRLLSDLQQRGWPVNALRIRVRPQPVKEPPPVKQARMTPVGADALHALSESLEPSPLQEALARMAARHRRNR
- a CDS encoding cell division protein FtsQ/DivIB, yielding MWNNVRQLNLAANTLHVLLVLVLLAAGADWLIQRPNFALREIQIGGDTEHINSPTVRAGVVGRLKGNFFTVDLDVARQAFEQMPWVRHASVRRVWPNALAVTLEEYKPLGTWGSDQLVSTDGELFTANQGELEQDLPAFDGPDGSAKEVVARYHDFQKWFAPLGATPDEVTLSPRYAWTVKLSNGTQVELGRERNQDTLLDRSKRLTAAWGAVTQRWGKDIEYADLRYPNGFAIRAAGMRFISEPDKGKK
- a CDS encoding peroxiredoxin, whose product is MIQAGDKLPDATLFEFVEDERAGCTLGPNSFDVREQTAGRRVVIFGLPGAFTPTCSAKHVPGYIEHAGQLRAAGIDEIWCVSVNDAFVMGAWGRDQHASGKVRMMADGSAAFTRALGLEQDLSARGMGIRSQRYAMVVDDGVVKTLNVEAAGKFEVSDAASVLATLS
- the ftsA gene encoding cell division protein FtsA, yielding MSKDYKDLLVALDIGTSKVVAIVAELKGEGHYEVIGLGQSESKGLKKGVVVNIEATVQSIQRALEEAELMADCKITNVFTGIAGSHIRSFNSSGMVAIKEKEVTQTDVARVIETAKAINIPTDQQVLHILTQEFIIDGQEDVREPIGMSGIRLEVKVHIVTGAVSAAQNIVKCVRRCGLEVNDLILQPLASSLAVLTEDEKELGVVLVDIGGGTTDIAIFSEGAIRHTAVIPIAGDQITSDIAMALRTPTPDAEDIKVDYGIAKQALADPDEMIEVPGLGERGPRTLSRQALAAVVEPRVEELFSLVQQVVRESGYEELLSSGVVLTGGASMMLGMVELGEDIFLKPVRIGVPEYAGGLADVVRNPRYSTAMGLLVEGRSQRMRGRKVAVQSGSMGQVFTRMKDWFLGNF
- the lpxC gene encoding UDP-3-O-acyl-N-acetylglucosamine deacetylase yields the protein MLKQRTIKTIVKTVGIGLHSGRKVNLTLRPAAPDTGIVFSRVDLPTPVDIPASAMAIGDTRLASVLQKDGARVSTIEHLMSACAGLGIDNLYVDVTAEEIPIMDGSAGSFVFLIQSAGIEQQNAAKKFIKVTKPVEIRDGDKFARLDPYFGFKLKFTIDFRHPAVDKTGQALEVDFANTSYVREIARARTFGFAHEVEMMRELGLARGGSMDNAIVLDEYRILNNDGLRYDDEFVKHKMLDAIGDLYVVGHPLLASYDAYKSGHGLNNALLRELLAHEDSYEIVTFDDTQKAPRGFAYETQTAFA